Proteins encoded within one genomic window of Micromonospora halotolerans:
- the xylA gene encoding xylose isomerase — MAPRPTPADKFSFGLWTVGWTARDPFGDATRPELGAVEAVHRLAELGAYGITFHDDDLVPFGADAATRDAHLSRFRKALDETGLVVPMVTTNLFTHPVFKDGGFTSNDRSVRRYALRKVLRNVDLAAELGARTFVMWGGREGAEYDLAKDIRAALDRYREAVDLLCQYVVDQGYDLRFAIEPKPNEPRGDILLPTVGHALAFISTLARPELVGLNPEVGHEQMAGLNFAHGIAQALWQGKLFHIDLNGQRGIKYDQDLVFGHGDLLNAFALVDLLEHGGPNGGPAYDGPRHFDYKPSRTEDISGVWASAAANMSTYLLLKERAAAFRADPEVAEALAASKVSELAAPTLGAGESYADLLADRAAFEEFDPQAAGAQGYGFVRLNQLAVEHLLGAR, encoded by the coding sequence ATGGCGCCCCGTCCCACCCCCGCGGACAAGTTCTCGTTCGGTCTCTGGACGGTGGGCTGGACGGCCCGCGACCCGTTCGGCGACGCCACCCGACCCGAGCTGGGCGCCGTCGAGGCCGTCCACCGGCTGGCCGAGCTGGGCGCGTACGGGATCACCTTCCACGACGACGACCTCGTCCCGTTCGGCGCGGACGCCGCCACCCGCGACGCCCACCTGTCCCGGTTCCGCAAGGCCCTCGACGAGACCGGCCTGGTGGTGCCCATGGTCACCACCAACCTCTTCACCCACCCGGTGTTCAAGGACGGCGGCTTCACCAGCAACGACCGCTCGGTACGCCGCTACGCGCTGCGCAAGGTGCTGCGCAACGTCGACCTGGCCGCCGAGCTGGGCGCCCGCACCTTCGTCATGTGGGGCGGCCGGGAGGGCGCCGAGTACGACCTGGCCAAGGACATCCGCGCCGCGCTGGACCGCTACCGCGAGGCGGTCGACCTGCTCTGCCAGTACGTCGTCGACCAGGGCTACGACCTGCGCTTCGCCATCGAGCCCAAGCCGAACGAGCCGCGCGGCGACATCCTGCTGCCCACCGTCGGCCACGCGCTCGCGTTCATCTCCACCCTGGCCCGCCCGGAGCTGGTGGGCCTCAACCCCGAGGTCGGCCACGAGCAGATGGCCGGGCTGAACTTCGCGCACGGCATCGCCCAGGCGCTCTGGCAGGGCAAGCTGTTCCACATCGACCTGAACGGCCAGCGCGGCATCAAGTACGACCAGGACCTGGTCTTCGGCCACGGCGACCTGCTCAACGCGTTCGCCCTGGTCGACCTGCTGGAGCACGGCGGCCCGAACGGCGGCCCCGCGTACGACGGCCCCCGGCACTTCGACTACAAGCCCTCCCGCACCGAGGACATCAGCGGGGTGTGGGCCTCCGCGGCGGCGAACATGAGCACCTACCTGCTGCTCAAGGAGCGGGCCGCCGCGTTCCGGGCCGATCCGGAGGTGGCCGAGGCGCTGGCCGCCAGCAAGGTCTCCGAACTCGCCGCCCCGACGCTGGGTGCGGGCGAGAGCTACGCCGACCTGCTCGCCGACCGCGCCGCGTTCGAGGAGTTCGACCCGCAGGCGGCCGGTGCGCAGGGCTACGGTTTCGTCCGGCTCAACCAGCTCGCCGTCGAGCACCTGCTCGGCGCGCGCTGA
- the xylB gene encoding xylulokinase: MPLVAGIDSSTQSCKVVIRDAETGALVRRGRAPHPEGTEVDPHAWWDALRAAVAEAGGLADVAAVSVGGQQHGMVCLDEAGQVVRPALLWNDTRSADAARELVEEAGGGEAGRRFWADATGSVPVASFTATKLRWLARHEPANADRVAAVCLPHDWLTWRLAGAPGLAALRTDRGDASGTGYWSPRTGEYRLDLLERAFGRRLRVPVVLGPAEVAGHLDPAAFGAGASPGGPVLLGPGTGDNAAAALGAGAGRGDVVVSIGTSGTVFAVADTPAADPSGAVAGFADATGRFLPLVCTLNAARVLDAAATLLGVDLATLSELALAAPPGAGGLVMVPYLEGERTPDRPTATAALHGLTLGTSTPAHLARAAVEGMLCALADGLDALTAQGARADRIILVGGGARSAAVRRIAPQVFGRPVVVPPPGEYVADGAARQAAWVALGGAAPPTWPAGDTEEYASPGVSAIRERYALARDRVVDRAG; encoded by the coding sequence ATGCCGCTCGTCGCCGGGATCGACTCGTCGACCCAGTCCTGCAAGGTGGTGATCCGGGACGCGGAGACCGGCGCGCTGGTCCGGCGGGGCCGCGCGCCGCACCCGGAGGGCACCGAGGTCGACCCGCACGCCTGGTGGGACGCCCTGCGGGCGGCCGTCGCCGAGGCCGGCGGGCTGGCCGACGTGGCCGCCGTCTCGGTCGGCGGCCAGCAGCACGGCATGGTCTGCCTGGACGAGGCGGGGCAGGTGGTCCGCCCGGCGCTGCTCTGGAACGACACCCGCTCCGCCGACGCCGCCCGGGAGCTGGTCGAGGAGGCCGGCGGCGGGGAGGCCGGCCGCCGATTCTGGGCCGACGCGACCGGCTCGGTGCCGGTGGCCAGCTTCACCGCCACCAAGCTGCGCTGGCTGGCCCGGCACGAGCCGGCCAACGCCGACCGGGTGGCCGCCGTCTGCCTGCCGCACGACTGGCTCACCTGGCGGCTGGCCGGCGCACCCGGGCTGGCCGCGCTGCGCACCGACCGCGGCGACGCCAGCGGCACCGGCTACTGGTCGCCGCGTACCGGGGAGTACCGCCTCGACCTGCTGGAACGCGCCTTCGGCCGGCGGCTGCGGGTGCCGGTCGTGCTGGGCCCGGCCGAGGTGGCCGGCCACCTCGACCCGGCGGCGTTCGGCGCCGGCGCGAGCCCCGGCGGCCCGGTCCTGCTGGGGCCGGGCACCGGCGACAACGCCGCCGCCGCGCTCGGCGCCGGGGCCGGCCGGGGCGACGTGGTCGTCTCGATCGGCACCTCGGGCACCGTCTTCGCGGTCGCCGACACTCCGGCCGCCGATCCGAGCGGGGCGGTGGCCGGCTTCGCCGACGCGACCGGCCGGTTCCTGCCGCTGGTCTGCACGCTCAACGCCGCGCGCGTGCTCGACGCCGCCGCCACGCTGCTCGGCGTCGACCTGGCCACCCTGAGCGAGCTGGCGCTGGCCGCCCCGCCCGGCGCCGGCGGGCTGGTCATGGTGCCGTACCTGGAGGGGGAACGGACCCCGGACCGGCCCACCGCCACCGCCGCGCTGCACGGGCTCACCCTGGGCACCTCGACCCCGGCGCACCTGGCCCGGGCCGCCGTCGAGGGCATGCTCTGCGCGCTCGCCGACGGCCTCGACGCGCTGACCGCGCAGGGCGCCCGCGCCGACCGGATCATCCTGGTTGGCGGCGGGGCCCGCTCCGCCGCCGTGCGGCGGATCGCCCCGCAGGTCTTCGGCCGCCCCGTGGTCGTGCCCCCGCCCGGGGAGTACGTCGCCGACGGGGCCGCCCGCCAGGCCGCCTGGGTCGCCCTGGGTGGCGCGGCGCCGCCCACCTGGCCGGCGGGCGACACCGAGGAGTACGCGTCGCCGGGCGTTTCCGCCATCCGCGAGCGCTACGCCCTGGCCCGGGACCGGGTGGTCGACCGGGCGGGGTGA
- a CDS encoding DUF5925 domain-containing protein, with protein sequence MPSTSPPGDAARRSPLPVFQYDDVDSPGDVIDTLLLTDFVTGRHPWARTVRLAKVRAGARLVPERATLTRTAIERNREARLAGGDGWTVRVVSWRGRGAEVTVTAVDEATGAAVLDEIVTGGAEPVQRDTGPIGFWHQNPRRGAQRDTRRITTPTWAEIRANYPAAAATRLDALMVATPETVAGRLLLMHGPPGTGKTTALRALAREWREWCQVDCVLDPEVLFGDPAYLAEVAVGEHEEGDDGEDRRRWRLLVLEDCDELIRAEARQTTGQALSRLLNLTDGLLGQGRNVLVAITTNEDLSRLHPAVTRPGRCLARIEVGPLSHAEGADWLGTSAGVPAQGATLAELYALRAGTAPAGAVPVEIGGYL encoded by the coding sequence GTGCCATCGACTTCCCCGCCCGGAGACGCCGCCCGGCGCAGCCCGCTGCCCGTCTTCCAGTACGACGACGTCGACAGCCCGGGCGACGTCATCGACACGCTGCTGCTGACCGACTTCGTCACCGGCCGCCACCCCTGGGCGCGTACGGTCCGCCTGGCCAAGGTCCGGGCCGGGGCCCGGCTGGTGCCCGAGCGGGCGACGCTGACCCGGACGGCCATCGAGCGCAACCGGGAGGCCCGCCTCGCCGGTGGCGACGGCTGGACGGTACGGGTGGTGAGCTGGCGCGGCCGGGGCGCGGAGGTGACGGTCACCGCCGTCGACGAGGCGACCGGCGCGGCCGTCCTCGACGAGATCGTCACGGGCGGGGCCGAGCCGGTGCAGCGGGACACCGGCCCGATCGGCTTCTGGCACCAGAACCCCCGGCGCGGTGCCCAGCGGGACACCCGGCGGATCACCACGCCCACCTGGGCCGAGATCCGGGCCAACTATCCGGCCGCGGCGGCGACCCGGCTGGACGCCCTGATGGTGGCGACCCCCGAGACGGTCGCCGGCCGGCTGCTGCTCATGCACGGGCCCCCGGGCACCGGGAAGACCACGGCGTTGCGCGCGCTCGCCCGCGAGTGGCGCGAGTGGTGCCAGGTGGACTGCGTCCTCGACCCCGAGGTGCTCTTCGGCGATCCCGCCTACCTCGCCGAGGTGGCGGTGGGGGAGCACGAGGAGGGCGACGACGGCGAGGACCGGCGCCGGTGGCGGCTGCTCGTCCTCGAGGACTGCGACGAGCTGATCCGGGCGGAGGCCCGGCAGACGACCGGGCAGGCCCTGTCCCGCCTGCTGAACCTGACCGACGGGCTGCTCGGCCAGGGGCGCAACGTGCTGGTGGCGATCACCACCAACGAGGACCTGTCCCGGCTGCACCCGGCGGTGACCCGGCCCGGGCGCTGCCTGGCCCGGATCGAGGTGGGCCCGCTGTCGCACGCCGAGGGGGCCGACTGGCTTGGCACCTCCGCCGGCGTCCCGGCACAGGGTGCCACCCTCGCCGAGCTGTACGCGCTCCGCGCCGGGACGGCGCCGGCCGGCGCGGTGCCGGTCGAGATCGGCGGCTACCTCTGA
- a CDS encoding MFS transporter — protein MSSGTRVSRRGNAAHRFYSVVVFVVLASLDNVAIGLVPPLYGPISGALGVSQRLLGLVTAVSFLVSAVAAVAWAYVGDRTDRKPLLMVGTLIWAAGTGGSALAQHYPAFLAAQLVAAIGLGAVGSVGFSVVTDLISPRRRGLVMSFWGLSQGVGTLAGTLTGGLLGATDWRRPFLVLTAVGLLATVAYLFTYDIRRGQSEPELAAALDAGGEYDYRISRADLPRILARRTNRWLVLQGLTAQAAFGSLVWLPVLFSQRAEAQGYSAATAVVVGSVFATLFQLGGVLSIVGGLAGDALQRRTPSGRALVAAVGILAAVPFYLVLFFVPIRIDVPDGGSSGAIIAAVLSSVLTEPTVGLSLLTAVLALALTSANSPNWFALIADVNPPEHRGTVYSLGNLVNGVGRAAGNGLVGVAFGALRAAFPPPLNYAVGLAAFQLFFIPTGFMYWLAARTSPGDIESVHDLLHTRADRL, from the coding sequence ATGAGCAGCGGCACGAGGGTCTCCCGGCGGGGGAACGCGGCGCACCGGTTCTACAGCGTGGTGGTGTTCGTGGTGCTCGCCTCGCTGGACAACGTGGCCATCGGCCTGGTCCCGCCGCTGTACGGGCCGATCTCCGGCGCGCTCGGGGTGTCGCAGCGGCTGCTCGGCCTGGTCACCGCGGTCAGCTTCCTGGTCAGCGCGGTCGCCGCGGTGGCCTGGGCGTACGTCGGCGACCGCACCGACCGCAAGCCGCTGCTCATGGTCGGCACGCTGATCTGGGCGGCCGGCACCGGGGGCAGCGCCCTGGCCCAGCACTACCCGGCGTTCCTGGCCGCCCAGCTCGTCGCCGCGATCGGGTTGGGCGCGGTCGGCTCGGTCGGCTTCTCCGTGGTCACCGACCTGATCTCGCCGCGCCGCCGGGGCCTGGTGATGAGCTTCTGGGGCCTGTCCCAGGGCGTCGGCACGCTCGCCGGCACGCTGACCGGCGGCCTGCTCGGCGCCACGGACTGGCGGCGGCCGTTCCTGGTGCTCACCGCGGTCGGCCTGCTCGCCACGGTGGCGTACCTGTTCACGTACGACATCCGGCGCGGGCAGAGCGAGCCGGAGCTGGCCGCGGCGCTCGACGCGGGTGGCGAGTACGACTACCGGATCAGCCGCGCCGACCTGCCCCGGATCCTGGCCCGGCGGACCAACCGCTGGTTGGTCCTCCAGGGGCTGACCGCGCAGGCCGCCTTCGGCTCGCTGGTCTGGCTGCCCGTGCTGTTCAGCCAGCGGGCCGAGGCGCAGGGCTACTCGGCGGCCACCGCCGTGGTGGTGGGCAGCGTCTTCGCCACCCTGTTCCAGCTCGGCGGGGTGCTCTCCATCGTGGGCGGCCTGGCCGGCGACGCGCTGCAACGGCGTACGCCGAGCGGCCGGGCCCTGGTCGCGGCCGTGGGCATCCTCGCGGCCGTGCCGTTCTACCTGGTCCTGTTCTTCGTGCCGATCCGGATCGACGTGCCGGACGGCGGCAGCTCCGGCGCGATCATCGCGGCGGTGCTGAGCAGCGTGCTCACCGAGCCCACGGTGGGGCTGAGCCTGCTCACCGCCGTGCTCGCCCTCGCGCTCACCTCGGCCAACTCGCCCAACTGGTTCGCGCTGATCGCCGACGTCAACCCGCCGGAGCACCGGGGCACGGTCTACAGCCTCGGCAACCTGGTCAACGGGGTCGGCCGGGCGGCCGGCAACGGGCTGGTCGGGGTGGCCTTCGGGGCGCTGCGGGCGGCCTTCCCGCCGCCGCTGAACTACGCCGTCGGGCTGGCCGCGTTCCAGCTCTTCTTCATCCCGACCGGGTTCATGTACTGGCTGGCCGCCCGCACCTCACCGGGGGACATCGAGTCGGTCCACGACCTCCTGCACACCCGCGCCGACCGCCTGTAA
- a CDS encoding glycoside hydrolase family 13 protein has protein sequence MNTDATQETPATGWWTEAVIYQIYPRSFADANGDGIGDLPGITARLDHLSELGVDAVWLSPFYPSPQADAGYDVADYRDVDPLFGTLADADKIIAEARARGLRVIVDLVPNHTSSRHRWFQAAVAAAPGSPERQRYIFRDGRGPQGAEPPNDWESVFGGPAWTRLPDGQWYLHLFDTGQPDLNWDNPEVRAEFLDILRFWLDRGVDGFRVDVAHGLIKQADLADWQEPQEILSGPDVDKPRPPMWDQDGVHDIYREWRRLLDSYDGERILVAEAWVEPAERLARYVRPDEMHQAFNFEYLLAAWTATAQYAVITRSLEATDSVGAPTTWVLSNHDVVRHASRLGLAVGGGRPNGIGIGDPQPDAALGLRRARAASLLMLALPGSAYLYQGEELGLPEHTTLPDEARQDPTWERSLHTQRGRDGCRVPIPWEADAPSYGFGPTDASWLPQPPSWAEYALDRQRGVDGSTYELYRTALRLRREHGLARGPLRWLSSGDEVLTFTNGGLTVLTNFGAEPVPLPAGAEVLASSAPLAGDGVPTDVTVWLRA, from the coding sequence CTGAACACCGACGCGACGCAGGAGACCCCGGCCACCGGCTGGTGGACCGAGGCCGTCATCTACCAGATCTACCCGCGCTCGTTCGCCGACGCGAACGGCGACGGGATCGGCGACCTCCCCGGCATCACGGCACGCCTCGACCACCTCAGCGAGCTGGGCGTCGACGCGGTCTGGCTGTCGCCGTTCTACCCGTCCCCGCAGGCCGACGCCGGCTACGACGTGGCCGACTACCGGGACGTCGACCCGCTCTTCGGCACGCTGGCGGACGCCGACAAGATAATCGCCGAGGCCAGGGCGCGCGGCCTGCGGGTGATCGTCGACCTGGTGCCGAACCACACCTCGTCGCGGCACCGCTGGTTCCAGGCCGCCGTCGCTGCGGCGCCGGGCAGCCCGGAGCGGCAGCGCTACATCTTCCGCGACGGCAGGGGCCCGCAGGGCGCCGAGCCGCCGAACGACTGGGAGAGCGTCTTCGGCGGGCCGGCCTGGACCCGGCTGCCGGACGGCCAGTGGTACCTGCACCTCTTCGACACCGGCCAGCCCGACCTCAACTGGGACAACCCGGAGGTGCGCGCCGAGTTCCTGGACATCCTCCGGTTCTGGCTGGACCGGGGCGTCGACGGGTTCCGGGTCGACGTGGCGCACGGCCTCATCAAGCAGGCCGACCTGGCCGACTGGCAGGAACCGCAGGAGATCCTCTCCGGTCCGGACGTGGACAAGCCGCGCCCGCCCATGTGGGACCAGGACGGCGTGCACGACATCTACCGGGAGTGGCGGCGGCTGCTCGACTCCTACGACGGGGAGCGGATCCTGGTCGCGGAGGCGTGGGTGGAGCCGGCCGAGCGGCTGGCCCGCTACGTGCGGCCGGACGAGATGCACCAGGCGTTCAACTTCGAATATCTGCTGGCCGCCTGGACCGCCACCGCCCAGTACGCGGTGATCACCCGCTCGCTGGAGGCCACCGACAGCGTCGGCGCCCCGACCACCTGGGTGCTGTCCAACCACGACGTGGTCCGGCACGCCTCCCGGCTCGGGCTCGCCGTCGGCGGCGGCCGCCCGAACGGGATCGGCATCGGCGACCCGCAGCCCGACGCCGCGCTCGGCCTGCGCCGGGCCCGCGCGGCCAGCCTGCTCATGCTCGCCCTGCCCGGCTCCGCCTACCTCTACCAGGGTGAGGAGCTGGGGCTGCCGGAGCACACCACGCTGCCCGACGAGGCCCGGCAGGACCCGACCTGGGAGCGCAGCCTGCACACCCAGCGCGGCCGGGACGGCTGCCGGGTGCCGATCCCGTGGGAGGCCGACGCCCCGTCGTACGGCTTCGGGCCGACCGACGCGAGCTGGCTCCCGCAGCCGCCGAGCTGGGCCGAGTACGCGCTCGACCGGCAGCGCGGGGTCGACGGCTCCACCTACGAGCTGTACCGGACGGCCCTGCGGCTGCGCCGCGAGCACGGCCTGGCGCGGGGGCCGCTGCGCTGGCTCTCCTCCGGCGACGAGGTACTGACCTTCACCAACGGCGGGCTCACCGTGCTGACCAACTTCGGCGCGGAGCCGGTGCCGCTGCCCGCCGGCGCCGAGGTGCTGGCGTCGAGCGCCCCGCTGGCGGGCGACGGCGTCCCCACCGACGTGACCGTCTGGTTGCGCGCCTGA
- a CDS encoding LacI family DNA-binding transcriptional regulator, translated as MTKIDDVARLAGVSTATVSRALRGLPTVSAATRRRVLAAAEQLQYAVSPSASRLAGGKTGTVAVVVPRITRWFFGTVVEAVEDYLHQNGYDLLLYNLGGREQIRQRVLHPASLHKRVDAIILVATPLRPADLTALTKLALPGVTISSGSGVPGWPCVRIDDVAAARTATRHLLDLGHTRIAHISGDPDDELAFTTHLDRRRGYEEALRAAGLRPDPSLDVESQFNVDGGTRATAELLARGEPPTAIFAACDEMAMGAMTALRDAGLRVPEDVSVIGIDDHDLAGVLGLSTIAQPAAEQGLLAARMLLDPLGGRVASPYAGLVPAPRGPDADPRSPASVILPTRLVVRESTAPPRAN; from the coding sequence ATGACGAAGATTGACGATGTCGCCCGCCTGGCCGGGGTGTCCACGGCCACCGTCTCCCGGGCGCTGCGCGGCCTGCCGACGGTCTCGGCCGCGACGCGGCGCCGGGTCCTCGCCGCCGCCGAGCAGCTCCAGTACGCGGTCTCGCCGAGCGCCTCCCGGCTGGCTGGCGGGAAGACCGGCACGGTGGCCGTGGTGGTCCCCCGGATCACCCGCTGGTTCTTCGGCACCGTGGTCGAGGCGGTCGAGGACTACCTCCACCAGAACGGCTACGACCTGCTGCTCTACAACCTGGGCGGGCGGGAGCAGATCCGGCAGCGGGTGCTGCACCCGGCCAGCCTGCACAAGCGGGTGGACGCGATCATCCTGGTCGCCACCCCGCTGCGCCCGGCCGACCTGACCGCCCTGACCAAGCTGGCCCTGCCCGGCGTGACCATCAGCTCCGGCAGCGGTGTGCCCGGCTGGCCCTGCGTCCGCATCGACGACGTGGCCGCGGCGCGGACCGCCACCCGGCACCTGCTCGACCTGGGCCACACCCGGATCGCGCACATCTCCGGCGACCCGGACGACGAGCTGGCCTTCACCACCCACCTGGACCGGCGGCGCGGCTACGAGGAGGCACTGCGCGCCGCCGGGCTCCGGCCCGACCCGAGCCTCGACGTCGAGTCGCAGTTCAACGTCGACGGCGGCACCCGGGCCACCGCCGAGCTGCTGGCCCGGGGCGAGCCGCCGACCGCCATCTTCGCCGCCTGCGACGAGATGGCGATGGGCGCGATGACCGCCCTGCGCGACGCGGGGCTGCGGGTGCCCGAGGACGTCAGCGTGATCGGCATCGACGACCACGACCTGGCCGGGGTGCTCGGGCTGAGCACCATCGCCCAGCCGGCGGCGGAGCAGGGGTTGCTCGCCGCCCGCATGCTGCTCGACCCGCTGGGCGGGCGGGTCGCCAGCCCGTACGCCGGGCTGGTGCCGGCGCCGCGGGGCCCGGACGCCGACCCCCGGTCGCCGGCCTCGGTGATCCTGCCCACTCGCCTGGTGGTGCGCGAATCGACCGCGCCGCCCCGGGCAAACTGA
- a CDS encoding carbohydrate ABC transporter permease, translated as MTTATPTVGAGVQATATPGRAARVRKRLNSRTATLVSIVLALLWTVPTFGLFISSFRPENQIKTTGWWTFFSDPQFTLENYQEVLFSTGSSGQLASYFINSLAITIPSVLFPIAFASLAAYALAWINFKGRDWVYIAIFAMQIVPLQMALVPLLKFFSTGVTIAGIQVLPAWDLVDEQKFAQVWFAHTCFALPFAVYLLHNFISQLPGELMESARVDGATHPKIFRTIVLPLITPALAAIGIFQFLWVWNDLLVALIFAGGGDETAPLTVRLAELAGTRGNEWQRLTAGAFVSIVVPLIVFLSLQRFFVRGLLAGSVKG; from the coding sequence ATGACCACCGCCACCCCCACCGTCGGAGCCGGCGTCCAGGCCACTGCGACGCCCGGCCGGGCCGCCCGGGTCCGCAAGCGGCTGAACAGCCGCACCGCCACACTGGTCTCGATCGTGCTCGCGCTGCTCTGGACGGTCCCGACCTTCGGCCTGTTCATCTCCTCGTTCCGGCCCGAGAACCAGATCAAGACCACCGGCTGGTGGACGTTCTTCAGCGACCCGCAGTTCACGCTGGAGAACTACCAGGAGGTGCTGTTCAGCACCGGCTCATCCGGGCAGCTCGCCAGCTACTTCATCAACTCCCTCGCCATCACCATCCCGTCGGTGCTCTTCCCGATCGCCTTCGCCTCACTGGCCGCGTACGCGCTGGCGTGGATCAACTTCAAGGGGCGGGACTGGGTCTACATCGCGATCTTCGCGATGCAGATCGTGCCGCTGCAGATGGCGCTCGTGCCGCTGCTGAAGTTCTTCTCCACCGGCGTCACCATCGCCGGGATCCAGGTGCTCCCCGCCTGGGACCTGGTCGACGAGCAGAAGTTCGCCCAGGTCTGGTTCGCGCACACCTGCTTCGCGCTCCCGTTCGCCGTCTACCTGCTGCACAACTTCATCTCGCAGCTGCCCGGCGAACTGATGGAGTCGGCCCGGGTCGACGGCGCCACCCACCCCAAGATCTTCCGGACCATCGTCCTACCGCTGATCACCCCGGCGCTGGCCGCGATCGGCATCTTCCAGTTCCTCTGGGTCTGGAACGACCTGCTGGTCGCGCTGATCTTCGCGGGTGGCGGCGACGAGACCGCCCCGCTGACCGTCCGGCTGGCCGAGCTGGCCGGCACGCGGGGCAACGAGTGGCAGCGGCTTACGGCCGGCGCATTCGTGTCGATCGTCGTACCGCTGATCGTGTTCCTGTCCCTCCAGCGCTTCTTCGTGCGGGGTCTGCTCGCCGGCAGCGTCAAGGGCTGA
- a CDS encoding carbohydrate ABC transporter permease: MEFDFAAEQPKFLMLMYGLIAFVAVVGGLLLLLDVVPAWFDRRREERLIAAVASGAPLPRRRKPREGLFALFFLLPTLLLIAVGLVVPAIRTTLLSFMDKDSSDWVGLANYSWLFSEDSIVRVLINSLIWVLLVPLVATAFGLIYAVLVDKARFESVAKSLIFLPMAISFVGAAIIWKFVYAYRGDGDQIGLLNQIVVSLGGEPKQWLLESPLNTFLLIVIMIWIQAGFAMVVLSAAIKAIPADIVEAARLDGVSPWQMFWQITMPSIRPAVIVVVVTLSIATLKVFDIVRTATNGNYDTSVIANEMYNQAFRYGEPGQGSALAVVLFVLVIPIVIYQIRNLRQQREG, translated from the coding sequence ATGGAGTTCGACTTCGCGGCGGAACAGCCGAAGTTCCTCATGCTGATGTACGGGCTGATCGCTTTCGTCGCGGTGGTGGGCGGGCTGCTCCTGCTCCTCGACGTGGTGCCGGCCTGGTTCGACCGCCGCCGGGAGGAGCGGCTGATCGCGGCCGTGGCCAGCGGCGCGCCCCTGCCCCGCCGGCGCAAGCCACGGGAAGGCCTGTTCGCGCTCTTCTTCCTGTTGCCGACACTGCTGTTGATCGCCGTCGGGCTGGTGGTGCCGGCGATCCGCACCACCCTCCTCTCGTTCATGGACAAGGACAGCAGCGACTGGGTGGGCCTGGCCAACTACAGCTGGCTGTTCTCCGAGGACTCGATCGTCCGGGTGCTGATCAACAGCCTGATCTGGGTGCTGCTGGTTCCGCTGGTGGCCACCGCGTTCGGCCTGATCTACGCCGTCCTCGTGGACAAGGCCCGGTTCGAGTCGGTGGCCAAGTCCCTGATCTTCCTGCCGATGGCGATCTCCTTCGTCGGCGCCGCCATCATCTGGAAGTTCGTCTACGCGTACCGCGGCGACGGTGACCAGATCGGCCTGCTCAACCAGATCGTGGTCAGTCTCGGCGGGGAGCCGAAGCAGTGGCTTCTGGAGTCGCCGCTGAACACCTTCCTGCTCATCGTGATCATGATCTGGATCCAGGCGGGCTTCGCCATGGTGGTGCTCTCCGCCGCCATCAAGGCCATCCCCGCGGACATCGTGGAGGCGGCCCGGCTCGACGGCGTCAGCCCCTGGCAGATGTTCTGGCAGATCACCATGCCGAGCATCCGGCCGGCGGTGATCGTCGTGGTGGTGACGCTGTCGATCGCCACGCTGAAGGTCTTCGACATCGTCCGTACCGCCACCAACGGCAACTACGACACCAGCGTCATCGCGAACGAGATGTACAACCAGGCGTTCCGTTACGGCGAGCCCGGGCAGGGCTCCGCTCTCGCGGTCGTCCTCTTCGTCCTGGTCATCCCGATCGTGATCTACCAGATCCGCAACCTGCGCCAGCAGCGGGAGGGCTGA